A genomic window from Diorhabda sublineata isolate icDioSubl1.1 chromosome 8, icDioSubl1.1, whole genome shotgun sequence includes:
- the LOC130448496 gene encoding gamma-aminobutyric acid receptor subunit beta-like: MIPISIIFTFLRIVLTEGINGNNIISDRLANVTQTISRLLEGYDIRLRPNFGGDPLLVGMDLTIASFDAISEVNMDYTITLYLNQYWKDERLAFGSDDEILTLSGDFAEKIWVPDTFFANDKNSFLHDVTERNKLVRLNGDGFIIYGLRFTTTLACMMDLHYYPLDSQNCSVEIESYGYTVMDVVMYWKSTPVRGVEDAELPQFTIMGWETNDRKERLATGTYQRLSLSFKLQRNIGYFIFQTYLPSILIVMLSWVSFWINHEATSARVALGITTVLTMTTISTGVRNSLPRISYVKAIDIYLVMCFVFVFAALLEYAAVNYTYWGARAKKKTKKQKDGEDIKIGSKVSSAQSSVSNQDIIELKDVKMSPIASIRNRYNSNYTYDSDPSKFPPSFRILRTQSPYIYRNPAGLRHRSNRSNSIHKPKMFHALRKGASVLKSSMPKIKDVNVIDKYSRIIFPVTFLFFNIGYWMFYFLE; the protein is encoded by the exons atgatTCCCATTTCGATAATTTTCACGTTCCTTAGAATTGTTTTAACTGAGGG aattaaCGGTAATAATATCATTTCTGATCGACTTGCTAACGTAACTCAAACGATTTCTCGTCTTCTCGAAGGATACGACATCAGATTGAGGCCTAATTTTGGAG gaGATCCCCTTCTGGTGGGTATGGATTTGACAATCGCAAGTTTTGATGCCATTTCCGAGGTGAATATG GATTACACCATTACTTTGTACTTAAATCAGTATTGGAAAGATGAAAGACTAGCTTTTGGTAGCGATGATGAAATTCTAACCCTTTCCGGAGATTTTGCCGAAAAAATTTGGGTGCCGGATACGTTTTTCGCAAACGACAAAAATAG ttttttacATGACGTGACCGAAAGGAATAAACTTGTGAGGTTAAATGGCGATGGATTTATAATATACGGATTGAGGTTCACGACAACTTTGGCGTGTATGATGGACTTGCACTACTATCCTTTAGATTCGCAAAATTGCAGCGTTGAAATCGAAAGTT aTGGTTACACTGTAATGGACGTGGTGATGTATTGGAAATCGACTCCGGTTCGTGGTGTAGAAGACGCCGAACTTCCTCAATTCACGATAATGGGTTGGGAAACAAATGATCGAAAAGAAAGATTGGCAACCGGTACATATCAAAGATTGTCCCTTTCTTTTAAATTACAAAGAAATATcggttatttcatatttcaaactTATTTACCCAGTATATTGATAGTTATGTTATCTTGGGTCTCTTTTTGGATCAATCACGAAGCTACTAGCGCTAGAGTCGCGTTAG GTATAACAACTGTTTTAACCATGACTACAATCAGTACTGGTGTACGCAATTCCCTACCTAGGATAAGTTATGTTAAAGCTATCGATATTTACTTGGTGATGTGTTTCGTTTTCGTTTTCGCTGCACTTTTAGAATACGCAGCTGTTAATTATACCTACTGGGGAGCTAGAGCCAAAAAGAAAACTAAGAAACAGAAAGACGGAGAAGATATTAAAATAG gaTCCAAAGTATCGTCAGCACAATCGAGTGTAAGTAATCAAGATATTATTGAACTAAAAGACGTTAAAATGAGTCCCATTGCTTCGATAAGAAACAGATACAATTCTAATTATACATACGATTCGGATCCGTCAAAATTCCCTCCCAGTTTTCGAATTTTAAGAACGCAAAGTCCGTACATCTACAGAAATCCTGCTGGACTTAGACATAGAAGCAATAGAA gtAATTCTATTCATAAACCGAAGATGTTCCACGCTCTTAGAAAAGGAGCTTCGGTTCTAAAATCGTCTATGCCAAAAATTAAAGACGTTAATGTTATTGACAAATACTCGCGGATTATTTTCCctgttacatttttatttttcaatatcggTTATtggatgttttattttttggaataa
- the LOC130448499 gene encoding facilitated trehalose transporter Tret1-like encodes MIDIRKYVCLFIILTINLLATTGDITLSWSSPVFPKLYSEDTSINPLGKPITIEEESIVGSILNLGALIGPIPFNFVTQKYGYKKTLLCLAIPHIISFLILSFAKNIFLYYLARFLAGLSLGAGYSLFATYVGDISDDSNRGGMVVITNIFWSMGNFIPLAIGPFTSILSFNLILTCIPVIFLILFSIIGVESPYYLVRNKKEEEAVNVLVYLRGKNDVEEEMTKVKNFVENSTNDKISDLLTDTVLRKCLIICCFLLATQDLGGYCSILYHLELIFESAGSNISEDKAALIVGVGLFLSSFIAPFLVDHFGRRPLLIASCLGMSISLALLGLFFYLQSRNFDLNSIRYLPLFSLISYIVSYNFGINTVPWSLISELFPSKNKQTASSIGAFCCWFITASVTFCYNYLNDLFGIFGTFWVFSGWCLVSTIFCFVFVPETKGKSFLEVQQMIYKHPE; translated from the exons atgattgacATTCGTAAATAcgtatgtttatttataattctaaCGA ttaatttattGGCAACCACTGGTGATATAACACTATCATGGTCATCACCAGTGTTTCCAAAACTATATTCCGAAGATACTTCAATAAATCCACTGGGGAAACCAATAACCATCGAAGAAGAATCAATAGTAGGGTCGATTCTCAATTTGGGAGCTCTAATAGGTCCAATTCCATTCAATTTCGTAACCCAAAAGTACGGTTACAAGAAAACTCTATTATGTTTAGCAATACCTCATATAATATCGTTCTTAATACTAAGTTtcgctaaaaatatttttctttattatttagctcGGTTTTTAGCGGGTTTGTCCTTGGGAGCCGGCTATTCTCTTTTCGCTACGTACGTCGGTGATATATCAGACGATTCTAATAGAGGTGGAATGGTCGTTATTACTAATATATTTTGGTCCATGGGGAATTTTATACCGTTAGCTATAGGTCCGTTTACGTCTATAttaagttttaatttaattctaaCTTGCATACCAgttatatttctcattttattttcaataataggaGTTGAAAGTCCCTATTATTTAGTAcgtaataaaaaagaagaagaagctgTCAATGTCTTAGTATATTTACGCGGTAAAAACGACGTAGAAGAAGAAATGACTAAAGTTAaaaatttcgttgaaaataGCACGAACGATAAAATTTCAGATTTATTAACGGATACGGTATTAAGGAAATGTTTGataatttgttgttttctaCTAGCTACTCAAGATCTCGGTGGTTATTGCTCTATTTTGTATCATTTAGAACTCATATTCGAATCGGCCGGCTCTAATATATCAGAAGATAAAGCTGCTTTAATAGTCGGCGttggtttatttttatctaGTTTTATAGCGCCGTTTTTGGTCGATCATTTCGGTAGAAGACCTCTTCTAATTGCATCTTGTCTCGGTATGAGTATTTCATTGGCTTTGCTCGGTTTATTCTTCTATTTGCAATCCCGTAACTTCGATTTAAATTCTATTAGATACCTACCTCTATTTAGTTTGATATCTTACATCGTTTCTTATAATTTCGGTATCAATACCGTTCCTTGGAGCTTAATCTCCGAACTCTTCCCcagtaaaaataaacaaactgcGTCTTCTATAGGTGCTTTTTGTTGTTGGTTCATCACTGCCTCTGTTACGTTTTGTTATAACTATTTAAACGATTTGTTCGGTATTTTCGGTACTTTTTGGGTGTTTTCCGGTTGGTGTTTGGTCAGTACCATCTTCTGTTTCGTGTTTGTACCAGAAACTAAAGGTAAAAGTTTCCTTGAAGTCCAACAAATGATATATAAACATCCCGAATAG